Proteins encoded within one genomic window of Cytophagales bacterium:
- a CDS encoding CHAT domain-containing tetratricopeptide repeat protein, which produces MKPVAFFKPLLCSLSLLILFNSHAQYDLLENAVETFEQGDFAGAYEQFSSVGATFKDLGENQLYSLCQLRMASCQISLGNFQESKSLAENALNFINTNLSNQALLQAESYSLIGESELNLGRNDVALENLLEAERLFPKEPSAFLAECYEDLGLTYWNNQNYDLAIQYHEKALDMRQTLFGKRSLAAGDSYNNLGITYIEENPFQASLYLTRTRQIYEQELGTDHPKVAYCLLNLARANEELNNFAEALQLVESVQEIWNEQYGEEDHPNKAFTLSALGRTNLESGAFDEAENALQASLQMYIRIYGDKHPDVSNAYALLGQFFYDQGKWKQAIRYYDQSIYANLSDQAPGSKRQLPKLQGYFNVDALLQSLIAKARAYENFHIDKSMQPAHLQIALNTFAQCDTLIGQIRQLRQNDNDKLRLAKDAKDVYDNAIRISLMLANQPFQEKKYHEIAFNFSERSKSAVLLEAISETKAKGFAGIPDQLIEQEDSLKNEISYLNQKLAASSKEEEQNALKGQLFTYQAAYREFIDQLEEDYPKYFDLKYNTQMATVADLQKALPEGHAILSYFEGESRLYTFMITANGLEIFNKPKGDDYQKQPTGLRNAIKYNIQSAFEKSAKALYELLIPDLPKDINQLVIIPDGVLGTIPFEALVNPTSSGDQYKDLTYLLVEYDVSYDYSATLFAERMRPAEERPTSQDILLMAPVEFDRSTGMATLKGTEKELQSIQYLFQGNDLQVESRLMANASENFVKGPTLDQYKYLHFATHGLVHESEPELSRIFLSPSDGEDGSLYSGEIYNLKINAELVTLSACETGLGKVAKGEGIVGLSRALLYAGAKNLIVSLWPVADESTSELMIEFYRQHLFSAYSMHFAGALRESKLTMMRSEEFQRPYYWAPFILVGM; this is translated from the coding sequence ATGAAACCAGTTGCCTTTTTTAAACCTCTCCTATGTAGCCTGTCGCTATTGATCCTTTTCAACAGTCATGCACAGTATGACTTACTGGAAAATGCCGTTGAAACGTTCGAACAGGGAGACTTTGCAGGCGCTTATGAGCAGTTTTCATCAGTCGGAGCTACCTTCAAAGATCTTGGTGAAAATCAACTCTACTCCCTGTGCCAATTGCGCATGGCATCCTGTCAGATATCGCTAGGCAATTTTCAGGAAAGTAAATCACTGGCGGAAAACGCCCTAAACTTCATCAATACCAACCTGTCGAATCAAGCCTTGCTCCAGGCTGAGTCTTACTCGCTGATCGGGGAATCAGAACTTAACCTGGGTCGGAATGACGTGGCCTTGGAAAACTTATTAGAAGCAGAACGACTTTTCCCAAAAGAACCAAGCGCCTTTCTGGCAGAGTGTTATGAAGACCTGGGACTGACCTACTGGAATAATCAAAACTATGATCTGGCCATCCAGTACCACGAGAAAGCATTGGACATGCGGCAAACGCTGTTTGGCAAGCGATCACTAGCCGCCGGAGATTCCTACAATAATCTGGGCATTACCTACATCGAAGAAAATCCATTTCAGGCTTCCTTATATCTTACCCGCACTCGCCAGATCTACGAACAAGAATTAGGGACTGATCATCCTAAGGTTGCTTATTGTTTACTCAATTTGGCACGCGCCAATGAAGAGCTCAACAACTTCGCCGAAGCTTTGCAATTGGTGGAGTCCGTTCAAGAAATTTGGAATGAACAATACGGCGAGGAAGACCATCCGAATAAAGCCTTCACTTTAAGCGCATTAGGACGGACCAATCTGGAATCAGGTGCTTTTGATGAAGCAGAGAATGCCTTGCAAGCTTCTCTTCAAATGTACATTCGGATTTACGGTGACAAACACCCGGATGTGAGCAATGCCTATGCCTTGTTAGGCCAGTTTTTCTACGACCAGGGAAAATGGAAACAGGCGATTAGATATTATGATCAATCCATTTATGCCAACCTGTCTGATCAAGCACCCGGAAGCAAGAGACAACTACCTAAATTACAAGGTTATTTCAACGTAGATGCTTTATTACAATCATTGATTGCGAAAGCGCGTGCCTATGAGAATTTTCACATAGACAAGAGCATGCAACCGGCACATTTGCAAATTGCCCTGAACACCTTTGCTCAGTGCGATACCCTGATTGGACAAATTCGTCAGTTGCGTCAAAATGACAATGATAAGCTCCGGTTGGCCAAAGATGCCAAGGATGTGTATGACAATGCCATTCGCATATCACTGATGCTGGCCAATCAGCCTTTTCAGGAAAAGAAATACCATGAAATCGCATTCAACTTCAGTGAACGTAGTAAGTCTGCCGTTTTGCTGGAAGCCATTTCCGAGACCAAAGCCAAAGGGTTCGCAGGGATTCCTGATCAGCTGATCGAGCAGGAAGATAGTCTTAAAAATGAGATCTCTTATCTCAATCAGAAACTGGCTGCTAGTTCGAAAGAGGAAGAACAAAATGCGTTAAAAGGCCAATTATTCACCTATCAGGCCGCCTACAGAGAATTCATCGATCAATTGGAAGAGGATTATCCGAAGTACTTCGACCTGAAATACAACACGCAAATGGCGACGGTGGCTGACCTTCAAAAAGCACTTCCCGAAGGGCATGCGATCCTCTCTTATTTTGAAGGGGAATCCCGACTATACACCTTCATGATCACGGCAAATGGACTGGAAATTTTCAACAAACCGAAAGGTGACGATTATCAAAAACAGCCTACTGGACTAAGAAATGCCATCAAATACAACATTCAATCCGCTTTTGAAAAATCAGCTAAAGCACTGTATGAATTGTTGATCCCTGATTTACCGAAGGACATCAACCAGCTCGTTATCATCCCGGATGGTGTTTTGGGTACCATCCCATTTGAAGCATTGGTCAACCCCACATCAAGTGGTGATCAATATAAGGACCTGACGTATTTACTAGTTGAATACGACGTGAGTTATGACTATTCCGCCACCCTCTTTGCGGAAAGAATGCGTCCTGCAGAAGAACGGCCAACTTCACAGGACATCTTACTCATGGCTCCGGTAGAATTTGATCGTTCTACAGGAATGGCTACACTTAAAGGCACAGAGAAAGAATTACAATCCATTCAGTACCTCTTCCAGGGAAACGACCTCCAGGTAGAATCCCGCTTGATGGCCAATGCTTCTGAAAACTTTGTCAAGGGCCCCACGCTGGATCAGTATAAATATCTGCACTTCGCCACGCATGGTCTGGTGCATGAGTCCGAACCAGAATTGTCTAGGATATTTCTCTCTCCTTCCGATGGAGAAGATGGTTCGCTATACTCAGGTGAGATCTACAATTTGAAAATAAACGCGGAACTCGTGACCCTTTCTGCTTGTGAAACTGGTCTTGGTAAAGTGGCTAAGGGGGAAGGAATCGTTGGGCTATCTCGTGCCTTGCTCTACGCTGGTGCAAAAAACCTAATTGTATCCCTGTGGCCAGTGGCGGATGAATCAACTTCAGAATTGATGATCGAGTTTTATCGACAGCACTTGTTTTCGGCCTACAGCATGCACTTTGCCGGCGCATTGAGAGAATCCAAACTGACCATGATGCGCAGTGAGGAGTTTCAACGCCCCTACTATTGGGCGCCGTTTATTTTGGTGGGGATGTAA
- a CDS encoding mechanosensitive ion channel, whose protein sequence is MKYGPKVIGAIITLIIGFIVIGIIVNFVNRTMERRGVDASLTPFLKSILSIILKVALILTVIGILGVEVTSFVAILGAAGLAVGLALQGTLQNFAGGVMILLFKPFKVGDVVDAAGYIGSVNEIQIFNTIMKTPDNKTIIVPNGQLANSSMTNYSTEPRRRVDWTIGIGYGDDVYKAKEVIRKLIDADSRILQDPEPFIAVSELADSSVNFAVRVWVESGDYWGVFFDMNENVYKTFGQEGLNIPFPQMDVHVHNN, encoded by the coding sequence ATGAAATACGGACCAAAAGTGATCGGCGCGATCATTACGTTGATCATTGGGTTCATTGTCATCGGGATTATCGTCAATTTCGTCAATAGAACGATGGAACGTCGTGGTGTTGATGCTTCATTGACTCCCTTTCTTAAGTCGATTTTATCAATCATTCTCAAGGTCGCTTTGATTTTGACGGTCATTGGTATTCTCGGTGTAGAAGTGACCAGTTTTGTGGCCATTCTTGGAGCGGCTGGCCTGGCAGTAGGCCTGGCGTTGCAGGGAACACTTCAGAATTTCGCTGGGGGCGTCATGATCTTGTTATTCAAACCTTTCAAAGTTGGAGATGTAGTTGATGCTGCCGGATACATCGGTTCCGTTAATGAGATCCAGATTTTCAATACCATCATGAAAACCCCGGATAACAAAACCATCATCGTTCCAAATGGGCAATTGGCTAACTCCTCTATGACGAATTATTCAACGGAGCCTCGCCGACGAGTTGATTGGACCATTGGTATTGGTTATGGTGATGACGTATATAAGGCCAAAGAAGTGATCAGAAAGCTGATCGATGCAGACAGCCGCATTTTGCAGGACCCTGAACCCTTTATCGCCGTTTCAGAATTGGCAGACAGCTCTGTCAACTTTGCCGTTCGTGTATGGGTAGAATCCGGTGATTATTGGGGTGTATTCTTCGATATGAATGAAAACGTGTACAAGACTTTCGGGCAAGAAGGGCTCAACATCCCTTTTCCACAAATGGATGTGCACGTGCACAATAATTAA
- the mtaB gene encoding tRNA (N(6)-L-threonylcarbamoyladenosine(37)-C(2))-methylthiotransferase MtaB, with protein sequence MSKRVAFYTLGCKLNFSETSTISRMFQDRGFEKVDFTEAPDIFVINTCSVTENADKKCRKIVKEAKKISPESYVTIVGCYAQLKPKEISEIPGVDAVLGAAEKFRMFEFLDEFIATNKPQVFASHIKEANTFTSSYSYGDRTRTFLKVQDGCNYGCAFCTIPLARGKSRSDTIENIVRQAQEIGKTDVKEVVLTGVNIGDFGIQNGRRKETFLQLVQALDQVEGINRIRISSIEPNLLSSDIIQFVTNSNKFVPHFHIPLQSGSDDILKKMNRRYLTGLYRDRVEQIKALMPHCCIGVDVITGFPGETEEEFLTTYKFLNELDISYLHVFTYSERANTKAIGMEGVVPQKVRNERSTMLRTLSEKKRRYFYEQHLGGEFNVLFESQEENGQIEGFTENYIRVTAKYDPLLVNEIKTVQLTQINEIGQVEVTEPAEVLVH encoded by the coding sequence ATGAGCAAACGAGTGGCTTTTTACACGTTGGGGTGTAAGCTCAATTTTTCTGAGACTTCTACGATTTCGAGGATGTTTCAGGACCGTGGATTCGAGAAGGTGGACTTCACGGAGGCGCCTGACATCTTTGTGATCAACACGTGTTCTGTGACTGAAAACGCCGATAAAAAATGCCGCAAGATTGTGAAAGAAGCCAAGAAGATCTCTCCTGAATCCTATGTGACAATTGTCGGTTGCTATGCCCAGCTAAAGCCTAAGGAGATCAGTGAGATCCCTGGTGTAGATGCTGTACTCGGTGCTGCAGAGAAATTTCGAATGTTCGAGTTTCTGGACGAGTTCATTGCTACTAATAAACCACAAGTTTTTGCTTCTCACATCAAAGAAGCCAACACATTTACCTCCTCCTATTCTTATGGAGATCGTACGCGAACGTTCCTGAAAGTTCAGGACGGCTGTAATTATGGCTGTGCTTTTTGTACCATTCCTTTGGCTCGTGGAAAAAGCAGAAGTGATACCATCGAAAACATCGTCAGGCAAGCGCAGGAAATTGGCAAAACTGATGTTAAAGAAGTCGTATTGACAGGTGTCAACATTGGAGACTTTGGTATTCAGAATGGTCGCAGAAAAGAGACGTTCTTGCAATTGGTGCAGGCATTGGATCAAGTAGAAGGTATTAACCGCATTCGCATTTCATCCATCGAACCTAATCTCCTTTCTTCGGACATCATTCAATTCGTAACGAATTCTAACAAGTTTGTGCCGCACTTTCATATTCCTCTACAATCTGGTAGCGACGACATCCTGAAGAAGATGAATCGACGTTACCTGACCGGTCTTTACAGAGATCGTGTAGAACAAATCAAAGCTTTGATGCCGCATTGCTGCATTGGCGTGGATGTGATCACCGGCTTCCCCGGAGAAACGGAAGAAGAGTTTTTGACGACTTATAAGTTCCTCAACGAACTGGACATTTCTTACTTACATGTCTTCACCTATTCCGAACGTGCCAATACAAAGGCCATCGGTATGGAAGGTGTGGTTCCTCAGAAAGTACGGAATGAACGATCTACAATGCTCAGAACACTCTCCGAAAAGAAAAGGCGATACTTCTACGAGCAACACCTGGGTGGTGAATTCAATGTGCTGTTTGAATCACAAGAAGAGAATGGACAGATTGAAGGTTTTACTGAAAACTACATTCGGGTTACGGCCAAATACGACCCTCTACTGGTAAACGAAATCAAGACCGTCCAATTGACGCAAATCAATGAAATCGGCCAGGTAGAAGTGACGGAGCCTGCTGAGGTTTTGGTGCATTAG
- a CDS encoding fumarylacetoacetate hydrolase family protein, whose protein sequence is MKIICIGRNYTEHIEELGNEKPDEPVIFMKPDSALLRNNDAFYLPDFSNDIHHEVEVVVRINRVGKSIEQKFAGKYYDEIGLGIDFTARDLQSKLKSKGLPWERAKGFNMSAPISPFISKEGIDLTNLDFHLDINGETVQKGNTSFMLFPIDEIIAYVSQYFTLKKGDLIYTGTPKGVGPVKLGDRLKGYLKGELMFDFEVK, encoded by the coding sequence ATGAAAATCATTTGTATAGGCCGTAATTACACAGAACACATTGAAGAGTTGGGCAACGAGAAACCCGATGAGCCGGTCATTTTCATGAAGCCGGATTCTGCCTTGTTGCGTAATAATGATGCGTTCTATCTACCTGACTTTTCGAACGATATTCATCATGAAGTGGAAGTGGTCGTTCGCATCAATCGTGTGGGTAAATCAATTGAGCAGAAGTTTGCAGGGAAGTACTATGATGAGATTGGTCTGGGAATTGATTTCACGGCACGTGATCTTCAGTCGAAACTTAAATCCAAAGGTCTGCCCTGGGAAAGAGCAAAGGGATTCAATATGTCTGCTCCTATTTCTCCGTTCATTTCCAAAGAAGGCATTGACTTGACCAATCTCGATTTCCATCTGGACATCAATGGTGAAACCGTTCAAAAAGGCAATACCTCCTTCATGTTGTTCCCAATCGATGAAATCATCGCTTACGTTTCACAGTACTTCACTTTGAAGAAAGGCGACCTGATCTATACGGGCACACCAAAAGGCGTTGGACCTGTCAAATTGGGCGATCGTCTAAAGGGATATCTAAAGGGTGAATTGATGTTTGATTTTGAAGTGAAGTAA
- a CDS encoding TonB-dependent receptor, giving the protein MRIKYLVILLICWGASLPTFSQSETVRFMGLVKDSLDAPVELANAYAITVETGDVASFGVTDHLGRFLLKLEKGQSYQLKITFIGYEPFEQTIEALENVDDPFPVLLKASITQLGAIEIVEEFPVTISGDTIIYKADAFTKGDEKKLEDVLESIPGFEVDENGEVRVQGKRVEKVLVEGKEFFEGDTKMATQNIPANAVDKVQVLRNFNEVAPMSGLGNNDDRLALNIQLSEDKKNLLFGDAEAGIGPEDRYLGHANLFYFNPKTTLNFIGDANNIGRQAFTARDMFRFNGGFSGLSNRSGGGFTVSSDQFGSLGMQANNARRLNSAVGAFNFDHHPSDKWQYSGFLIGNRNRNRIVTESDRTYINTEGDNQEFVENREDLTNLSGIGRFKSVFKPNEAFYMSTQSFIKGSRLDADTRRFSNLFGTVNRIDSQTDQSPLEISQDLRAYYSLGERHITSLEASYRYTDQDPLLSINSDALLFDRLIPFNAVEPLTFNQQRRTKSHQQEALLNWYFILNKTNHINFSVGNSYVDQRLKTTLDQEGNDALEVDDFNNDVRFNLLDTYAGISFRSKLGDFVLEPGINFHRFEVDQRQNLLEESSLLWTALPRFTASYDLNSAQTIRLQYRQQVNYFDVQQVAQGLRVSNYNNLFRGATGLENSLNHSLDLSYTNFSMFSHLNVFAFVNYQRRIKDLSQELVYEGLQRISTPINLTGANEFLNMMASVTKTFEKWRVIGRTNQTYNSTGNVIDGLQNRNATWTQRYEGSVETRLFKVLTLDVGYTHELSQYKSDFTENSFVNANPNIELGIKILPTLVLDIDYNINRYKDRELDVVNTYELLEASLSFQKEDSPWQWILSGTNLTGTEAIRRNGFSSSLVSDYAYFILPRYFTLSLKYEI; this is encoded by the coding sequence ATGAGGATCAAATACCTGGTCATACTCTTGATTTGTTGGGGAGCAAGTCTCCCCACATTTTCCCAATCTGAAACGGTCCGATTCATGGGCCTGGTCAAAGACAGCCTGGATGCTCCTGTTGAATTGGCCAATGCTTACGCAATCACTGTTGAAACCGGAGATGTTGCTTCTTTCGGAGTGACGGACCACCTCGGGCGTTTCCTGCTCAAATTAGAAAAAGGTCAATCCTACCAGTTGAAAATCACTTTTATTGGTTACGAACCTTTTGAACAAACCATAGAAGCGCTGGAAAATGTCGATGATCCCTTTCCTGTGTTACTGAAAGCTTCCATAACGCAATTAGGGGCGATCGAAATCGTAGAGGAATTTCCTGTTACTATCTCCGGAGACACGATCATTTATAAGGCCGACGCCTTCACCAAAGGAGATGAAAAGAAACTCGAAGATGTGTTAGAATCCATTCCCGGCTTTGAAGTGGATGAAAACGGAGAGGTACGTGTCCAGGGCAAACGTGTAGAAAAGGTTCTTGTAGAAGGAAAAGAATTCTTCGAAGGAGATACCAAAATGGCCACCCAAAACATCCCTGCGAATGCAGTGGATAAAGTGCAGGTGCTGCGGAATTTCAATGAAGTCGCCCCCATGTCGGGGTTAGGAAATAATGATGATCGTCTGGCTTTAAATATTCAATTGTCCGAAGATAAAAAGAACTTGCTCTTTGGAGACGCAGAAGCAGGGATAGGACCTGAGGACCGATATCTGGGGCATGCGAATCTGTTTTACTTCAATCCAAAAACCACTCTCAATTTCATTGGAGATGCCAATAACATAGGACGCCAAGCCTTTACCGCCAGAGACATGTTTCGTTTTAACGGTGGCTTCAGCGGTTTGTCTAATCGTTCTGGTGGTGGGTTTACGGTTTCCAGCGATCAATTCGGTTCGCTAGGTATGCAAGCCAATAATGCGCGTCGACTCAATTCGGCAGTTGGTGCTTTCAATTTTGATCATCACCCTTCGGATAAATGGCAGTATTCAGGATTTCTGATCGGCAACCGTAATCGTAATCGCATTGTCACAGAGAGCGATCGTACCTATATCAATACAGAAGGGGATAATCAGGAATTTGTAGAGAACAGGGAGGATTTAACCAACTTGTCTGGAATTGGTCGATTTAAGTCGGTATTCAAGCCCAACGAAGCTTTTTATATGAGTACACAATCATTTATTAAGGGATCAAGACTAGATGCCGATACCCGTCGTTTTTCTAATTTGTTTGGTACGGTCAATCGAATTGATTCCCAAACGGATCAGAGTCCATTGGAGATTTCACAAGACCTGCGTGCTTACTATTCTTTGGGTGAACGACATATTACTTCTTTGGAAGCTTCTTATCGCTACACGGATCAGGATCCTTTGTTGTCCATCAATTCTGATGCTCTATTGTTTGATCGCTTGATTCCATTCAATGCGGTAGAACCCCTCACTTTTAATCAGCAAAGGCGGACCAAAAGTCACCAACAGGAAGCCTTATTGAATTGGTACTTTATCCTGAATAAAACCAATCACATCAACTTTTCAGTAGGCAATAGCTACGTAGATCAGCGTTTAAAAACGACTTTGGATCAGGAAGGAAATGACGCTTTGGAAGTGGATGATTTTAACAATGATGTCCGCTTTAATTTGCTCGATACCTATGCGGGAATCAGCTTCCGTTCCAAATTGGGTGATTTTGTCTTGGAGCCTGGTATCAACTTCCATCGATTTGAGGTAGATCAACGTCAAAATTTGCTGGAAGAATCCAGTTTACTTTGGACGGCTTTGCCACGATTCACAGCAAGCTACGACCTGAACAGCGCACAGACCATTCGATTGCAATATCGTCAGCAGGTAAACTACTTCGATGTACAGCAAGTGGCGCAAGGGCTCAGGGTTTCCAATTATAACAACCTGTTTAGAGGAGCTACCGGTTTGGAAAATAGTCTGAATCATAGTCTGGATTTGAGTTATACCAATTTCAGCATGTTCAGCCACCTCAATGTGTTTGCATTTGTGAATTATCAGCGGCGCATTAAGGATTTGAGCCAGGAACTGGTCTATGAGGGCTTGCAGCGCATCAGTACGCCGATCAATCTTACTGGTGCCAATGAGTTCCTCAACATGATGGCGAGTGTGACCAAAACATTTGAGAAATGGCGTGTGATTGGAAGAACGAATCAGACCTATAATTCAACTGGGAATGTGATTGATGGTTTGCAAAACCGCAATGCCACCTGGACCCAACGATATGAAGGGTCGGTGGAGACGCGGCTGTTCAAAGTGCTGACTTTAGATGTAGGGTACACCCATGAATTGAGTCAATACAAAAGTGACTTTACGGAAAACTCCTTCGTGAATGCAAATCCCAATATCGAATTGGGAATAAAGATCCTGCCAACTTTAGTATTGGATATTGACTACAACATCAACCGATACAAGGATCGGGAATTGGACGTGGTGAATACCTATGAATTGTTGGAAGCAAGTTTGTCTTTTCAGAAAGAAGACAGCCCATGGCAATGGATTTTGAGCGGTACAAATTTAACGGGAACGGAAGCGATCCGAAGGAATGGATTTAGTAGTAGCCTGGTCAGCGATTACGCCTATTTTATTTTGCCCAGGTACTTTACTCTTTCGCTCAAGTACGAGATATAG
- a CDS encoding GLPGLI family protein, whose protein sequence is MRKITLLLFAIICYGAGFAQFKGEATYKTAASMNVDFDGDMPGVDAEAIRKQIAQQMQREYTLTFNTHESSYKRVEELDQNTSVSGGGVQIRMTGGEGITYRNTKTKVHKESEDLFGKEFLIVDEPETRDWKILNDFKQIGQYECQKAVFESTTRQMTVDSDNGNEVVEKIDTIQVVAWFAPSIPVSHGPDSYWGLPGLILEVKNGNFSILCTKVVMNSDEIGEIEIPKKGKKISRTDFDELREEKLSEMMNQYQGEGNRTMIRIGG, encoded by the coding sequence ATGAGAAAAATAACCCTGCTACTTTTTGCCATCATTTGTTATGGTGCTGGTTTTGCACAATTCAAAGGAGAAGCTACCTATAAAACTGCTGCGTCGATGAATGTGGACTTTGACGGAGACATGCCCGGAGTAGATGCCGAGGCCATCCGAAAGCAGATCGCCCAGCAAATGCAACGAGAATATACCCTGACTTTCAATACCCATGAATCCTCTTACAAAAGGGTAGAAGAGCTGGATCAAAATACCTCTGTATCTGGCGGTGGGGTACAGATCCGAATGACAGGTGGTGAGGGGATCACTTACCGCAATACCAAAACCAAAGTTCATAAAGAGAGCGAAGACTTATTCGGAAAGGAATTCCTGATTGTCGATGAACCTGAGACACGAGACTGGAAAATCCTGAACGATTTCAAGCAAATTGGCCAGTACGAGTGTCAGAAGGCCGTTTTCGAAAGCACTACGCGACAAATGACTGTCGATTCTGATAATGGAAATGAAGTTGTCGAAAAGATCGATACCATTCAGGTGGTAGCGTGGTTTGCCCCCAGTATTCCAGTGAGCCATGGACCAGATTCCTACTGGGGCCTTCCTGGATTGATCCTCGAAGTGAAAAATGGAAACTTTTCTATCCTGTGCACCAAGGTGGTGATGAATTCCGATGAGATCGGAGAGATAGAAATTCCGAAGAAAGGGAAGAAGATTTCAAGAACAGATTTCGATGAGCTTCGTGAAGAAAAGCTATCAGAAATGATGAACCAATATCAGGGAGAAGGCAACCGAACCATGATTCGAATAGGAGGATAG
- a CDS encoding HAMP domain-containing sensor histidine kinase, with product MLPHVYLSMQKARFKWISIIIAVSIVITVLTQGYWNYRNFQLNEQRFLNDMQVALDNGVESYYANLAKFEMVDMARFNRDTLPGAFSYNFSFDNENEDTLILDYSSFSTIDTIKKGHIFTSVTASSSGTQEFVHRGNGAVNFRRIITRDSILADTLPTHFTDLASKIVIALTRDSIDEQSLFQHISDELERKSLPQQVKLLHLESCCPDLKRPLKTANILLANPAFLPPGIVLEMGFGNYTWKILQMGLVSMLLSIAMAAMIIWGLLYLYNVIKNQRQLAELKNDLINNLTHEFKTPIATISTALEGIDKFNETNDLEKTRKYIGIGQDQLKKLDQMVEKLLETATLEKDEIILNKESVDLSALLQKMLDKYEMTGDKHFEADIAKEVITRVDRVHIDNAISNLIDNAVKYGGDSIQVKLKASQHLELEVSDNGPGIEKRHQDKIFEKFYRIPKGDQHDVKGYGIGLYYTQKIIEKHGGQISLNSKPGKTTFKITLP from the coding sequence ATGCTACCCCACGTATATTTGAGCATGCAAAAAGCGAGATTCAAATGGATATCCATTATTATAGCGGTCAGTATCGTGATCACGGTGCTTACTCAGGGGTATTGGAATTATCGCAATTTCCAATTGAATGAGCAGCGTTTTCTCAATGACATGCAAGTCGCGCTGGACAATGGCGTCGAAAGCTACTATGCGAACCTGGCCAAGTTCGAGATGGTTGACATGGCACGTTTCAACAGAGATACCCTTCCCGGTGCTTTTTCCTACAATTTTTCATTTGATAATGAGAATGAGGATACCCTCATCCTAGATTACAGTAGCTTTTCAACCATTGATACGATAAAAAAGGGACATATTTTCACCTCTGTTACTGCTTCCTCGAGTGGAACCCAGGAATTTGTGCACCGTGGAAATGGGGCCGTCAATTTCAGAAGGATCATCACAAGAGATTCCATACTTGCTGATACGTTACCTACACATTTTACGGACCTGGCGTCTAAGATCGTGATTGCTTTGACCCGAGATTCGATCGATGAACAATCTTTGTTCCAACATATTTCCGATGAATTAGAGCGAAAATCGCTACCTCAGCAAGTCAAATTACTACACCTGGAGTCTTGTTGTCCTGATCTTAAACGACCTCTAAAAACTGCTAACATACTACTTGCTAATCCGGCATTCTTACCTCCAGGTATCGTTCTTGAAATGGGTTTTGGCAACTATACCTGGAAGATCCTTCAGATGGGACTGGTCAGTATGTTGCTTTCCATTGCGATGGCCGCCATGATCATTTGGGGACTACTCTATCTGTATAATGTGATCAAAAACCAACGACAGTTGGCGGAGCTAAAAAATGACCTGATTAATAACCTGACCCACGAATTTAAAACGCCAATAGCCACCATATCCACTGCCCTTGAAGGTATCGATAAATTCAATGAGACCAATGATCTGGAAAAGACCCGGAAATACATTGGCATTGGACAAGATCAGTTGAAGAAACTGGATCAGATGGTAGAAAAGCTACTCGAAACGGCGACACTGGAAAAGGATGAGATCATCCTGAACAAGGAAAGTGTGGACTTATCTGCATTGCTTCAAAAAATGCTCGATAAATACGAGATGACTGGAGACAAGCACTTTGAGGCGGATATTGCTAAGGAAGTAATCACACGAGTAGACCGAGTTCATATCGACAATGCGATTTCCAATCTGATCGACAATGCCGTGAAATATGGAGGAGACTCCATTCAGGTGAAGCTGAAAGCTAGTCAGCATCTAGAATTAGAGGTTTCTGATAATGGCCCAGGTATCGAAAAGCGTCATCAGGACAAGATCTTTGAGAAGTTCTATCGTATTCCGAAAGGTGATCAACACGATGTGAAAGGCTACGGAATCGGTTTGTACTATACACAAAAGATCATTGAAAAGCACGGGGGTCAGATCTCTTTGAATTCAAAACCGGGAAAGACAACTTTTAAAATCACCTTGCCATGA